In Vigna angularis cultivar LongXiaoDou No.4 chromosome 8, ASM1680809v1, whole genome shotgun sequence, the DNA window AGTATTGGAATAACTCATTGGAAGGCTGGAAGAGCTAAGAGAATTGCAATGGATTGTTTAGTGGGTGATGGAGAACGACAATATGCTCGTTTGTATGACTATGTGGCTGAGTTATTAAGAGTCAAGGCTGGGACCTTCAAGGTTAAGGTCAATCAACCCGAACCCACCTTGCAACCAAGGTTTGGGTCATTTTACATGTGTTTGGAGGGCTGTAAGCAGGGGTTTTTAGGTAGTTGCAGACCATTTATTGGTGTAGATGGTTGTCACTTGAAGACAAATTATGGAGGTCAGTTGTTAGTTGCAGTAGGAAGAGACCCTAATGACCAGTATTTCCCACTAGCTTTTGCTGTGGTAGAAACAGAATGCAAAGACACATGGATGTGGTTTTTGAGACACCTGCTTGATGATATTGGAGGAATAGATTGTCAAAGGTGGATCTTTATTTCGGATCAGCAAAAGGTacattaaaatttttagtttagttagaaatttattttgattatgttaTACTTATTAGTGTATTATGGTTGCAGGGATTAATGTCAGTTTTTGATGATATCTTGAATGGAGTGGAACACAGGCTGTGTTTACGCCATTTATAcaacaattacaagaaaaaatttgggGGAGGCTTGCTGATTAGAGACCTTATGATGGGGGCTGCCAAGGCAACATTCTATAAGGAATGGGAGAAAAAAATGGGTGAGTTAAAAAATGTGAATGTTGATGCCTTTAATTGGTTGATGGGTATACCAACTCAAAGTTGGTGTAAGAAAGCTTTTAGTGCTTATCCTAGGTGTGATGTGCTGATCAATAACTTGTCAGAATCATTTAATAGTACTATTTTAATGGCAAGGGACAAACCAATAATTTCAATGATAGAATGGATTAGGTCATACATAATGAGTAGGTTTGCAAGTCTTAGAGAAAAAATTGACTCATATCCTGGTGATGTTATGCCTAAACCGAGGAAAAGGCTGGATATGGAGGTTGAAAAGAGTGGCAATTGGCTTCCGGTATGGGCAGGGGGTTCACAGTTTGAAGTAACTCATGGCTTTACCATGGACAAATTTGTTGTTGATTTAAGTAATCACACATGTACTTGTTACTTGTGGGATTTGGTAGGAATACCATGTAGACATGCAGTTGCTGCCATTCATTACAAATCAGAAAACCCAGAACATTATGTTCATCCTTACTATAAGAAAGATGCCTATAGAACTTGTTATGCACCAATTATAAGTCCTATCAATGGACAACAACTTTGGCCTACATCTGAATCTCCACAACTACTACCTCCCATTTACAAAAGACCTCCTGGGAGgccaaaaaaattaagaagaagagaagttGATGAATATGTGAGCCATGGAAAATTGTCAAAGACCAATACTGCTATAAGATGTAGCACTTGCAATGCATATGGACACAATGTAAGGACATGTAAAAAGAGCCAGAAAAGGAAGGTAAATCTTCTTGGTAATGTTATTTACAAGTTCATTTATTTACAACTATTTGTTATTTAACTATCTTACTCCTTTCGTAGGACAAAAGGGGGGCTTCTACATCAACACCTGGATCTGCATCAACAAGGGCTGGATCTGCATCTGCATCAGAAGCTGGAAGGGGGGCATCTGCATCTGCATCACAAGCTGGAAGGGCTGCATCAATTGCTGGAAGGGGGGCATCTGCATCTGCACCACAAGCTGGAAGGAGATCAGCCACAGTTGCAGGGGCTGGGGCTGCATCAGCATCACAAGGTGGAGGATCTGCAACTATGCGTGAAGGGG includes these proteins:
- the LOC128193572 gene encoding uncharacterized protein LOC128193572: MSVFDDILNGVEHRLCLRHLYNNYKKKFGGGLLIRDLMMGAAKATFYKEWEKKMGELKNVNVDAFNWLMGIPTQSWCKKAFSAYPRCDVLINNLSESFNSTILMARDKPIISMIEWIRSYIMSRFASLREKIDSYPGDVMPKPRKRLDMEVEKSGNWLPVWAGGSQFEVTHGFTMDKFVVDLSNHTCTCYLWDLVGIPCRHAVAAIHYKSENPEHYVHPYYKKDAYRTCYAPIISPINGQQLWPTSESPQLLPPIYKRPPGRPKKLRRREVDEYVSHGKLSKTNTAIRCSTCNAYGHNVRTCKKSQKRKDKRGASTSTPGSASTRAGSASASEAGRGASASASQAGRAASIAGRGASASAPQAGRRSATVAGAGAASASQGGGSATMREGARRTSTRLAAQIVGSQGSCN